The Pseudoxanthomonas suwonensis sequence GCGTTCGCGGTGCGCGGCCAGCGCCGCGGCCGACAGCGTGGTGGTCAGCACCTGCTCGCTGCCGTGCGTTTCCACCTGCGGCTGCCCGAGGAAGTCGATCACCGCGCTGTCGCCGTCGTAGGCCAGGCCGTTGCCATCGGTGCCGACACGGTTGACCGCGGCCACGTAGCACAGGTTCTCGATCGCCCGCGCGCGCAGCAGCGTCTTCCAGGCGTGGGCGCGCGGCGCCGGCCAGTTGGCAACGAAGATCTGCAGGTCGAAGTCCAGCTGCCCGGGCCGTTCGACGTCATAGCGGTTGCGGCAGAACACCGGGAAGCGCAGGTCGTAGCAGACCTGCGGATTGATCCGCCAGCCCTTCCATTCAACCCCCAGCCGCTCGCGGCCGGCGGCGTAGCGCTTGTGCTCGCCGGCGTAGCGGAACAGGTGGCGCTTGTCGTAGTGCGCCAGGGCGCCGTCCGGCGTCGCCCACAGCAGCCGGTTGAATACCTTCGAGGCGCCGGCCGCGTCCGGCGTGCGCAGCTGCACGCTGCCGGTCACCGCCGCATCCAGGCGGCGGGCCTGCTCGCGGATCCATGCCACCGTCGGCCCGTCCATGCCTTCGGCCTGGTCGATCGCGTCGTTGGAGAAACCGCTGGTGAAGGTCTCCGGCAGTACCACCAGGTCGGTCGTGCCGGCCAGCGGCGCGACCAGCGCGGCGTAGTAGTCGCGGTTGGCCGCCGGGTCGTGCCAGCGGGTGTCGCCCTGGACCAGGGAGATGCGCAGGTCCTGCATCGCTTGGTTCTCCATCACAGCGCCCGCAGCCGCTCGATCGCCGCGTCCAGCGTGGCCTCGTTCTTGGCGAAGCACAGCCGCGCCAGGCGCTGGCCCGGCGGCGGATTTTCGTAAAACGGCGACAGCGGGATCGCGGCCACGCCCTTCTCCACGGTCAGCCATTTCGCGAATTCGTGATCCGGCAGGTCGCTCACCGCCGAATAGTCCACCAGCTGGAAATAGCCGCCCGGCACCGGCAGCGGCTTGAGCCGGGTGCCCGACAGCTGTTCGCGGAAGCGGTCGCGCTTGGCCTGGTAGAAGGCGCCGAGTTGCTCGTCGTGCTCGGGTTCGTCGCGGATCATCGCCGCGAACGCGTGCTGGGCCGGGGCGAAGGTGCAGAACACGTTGTACTGGTGGACCTTGCGGAATTCCTGGGTCAAGGCCGGCGGCGCGATCGCGTAGCCGACCTTCCAGCCGGTGCAGTGGTAGGTCTTGCCGAAGCTGGAGACGACGAAGGCGCGCTCGCGCAGCTCCGGCCAGCGCAGCACCGATTCGTGGCGGCGGCCGTCGAACACGATGTGCTCGTAGACCTCGTCCGAGACCAGGTAGATACCGGTGCCGCGCAGGAGATCGGCCAGCGCGCGCATGTCGTCGGCCGACAGCATCGCCCCGGACGGGTTGTGCGGGCTGTTGATCATCAGCAGGCGGGTACGCGGCGTGATCACCGCCCGCACCCGGTCCCAGTCCACCGCGAAGGTCCACGGGTCCAGCGGCACGTGCACTGCGCGCGCGCCGGCCAGGTCGATCGCCGGCTCGTAGCAGTCGTAGGCCGGGTCGAGCACGATCACTTCCTCGCCCGGGCGCACCACGCAATGGATCGCGTTGAAGATCGCCTCGGTGGCGCCGCTGGTCACCGTGACCTCGGCATCCGGATCGACGGTGGCGCCGTAGCAGCGCAGCGCCTTGCCGGCGATAGCCTGGCGCAGCACCGGCACGCCGGTCATCGGCGCGTACTGGTTGTGGCCGGCGCGCATGGCCACGTCGAGCTCGTCGACCAGACGCTGCGGCACCGCGAAGTCGGGGAAGCCCTGTCCCAGGTTCACCGCGCCGTGCTCGGCGGCCAGCTGCGACATCACGGTGAAGATGGTGGTGCCCACCTTGGGCAGCTTGGTCTGCGGGGTCGGCAGCGGCATCGCGGTTCCGGCGTCGGGGGTTCGGAGGCCGGAGTGTACGCAATGGCGGTGGCCGGGGATGATGGGTCATGGCGCAAAACAGCATTCCCTCCGGCGCACCTTCGACCCAGGCGCTGCTCGAGGCCTACCTGGCCGCGGTCTACCGGGTGGAGCTGGACGACGGCACGACGCTGCCGCTGCATGTCGGCCAGCCGGCGCCGGCCGCGCTAGAACGGGCGATGCCGGCGACGGCATGGACGCTGGTCACCGCGTGGAATCCGCAATCGGTGCCGCGTTCGGGAGCGGCCAACGACGCCGCCGACGCCATGCTGCGGGCCGAGCTGGATGCGCTGGGACTGGCGAAGCTGCGCGCCGGCGGCGGCAGCGACGATGGCGACTGGGAGGAACGCGGCTGGCTGGTGGCCGGGCTGGACGCCGCCGCGGCCGACGCCCTCGCCCGCCGCTACGGCCAGGCCGGCATCCTGCACTGGGCGCAGGGCCAGCCGGTGCGGCTGCGCATGTACCGCCCGCGGCCGGGCGGAGACGCCACTCCGCACGTCGACTGGCCGTTGTTGTAGGAGCCGGGTTCAGCCGGCGACACGACGCCGTGGCACAGGCGACTCCCTCGTATTCCCGACGCCCGTGTCGCCGGCTGAACCCGGCTCCTACAACGACGCGGGAATCCGCCAATCGGGCATCTCCAGCAGCCATGACCCTTGGCGTGGCGGTGCCGCCGCCACAGCCGCCGCTACAATGCGCGCCAATGACCGACGCCGCCCATTCCCCGCTGCTGGCCGCCCGTGGCCTGGCGTTCGCCCGCAACGAGGAGCCGGTGTTCGGCCCGCTCGATTTCGCGGTGGACGCCGGCGAGGCGCTGCTGGTCCAGGGCAGCAACGGCTCGGGCAAGACCACCCTGCTGCGGGTGCTGGCCGGGTTGCTGCGCGCGGATTCCGGCCGGGTCGAGATCGACGGCCGCCCCGCCGCGCCAGCCTTGCGCGCGCACGCGATCGCCTACCTCGGCCACCTGCCGGCGCTGAAGGGCGAATTATCGGTGCTGGAGAACCTGGAGTTCCTCTGCGGCCTGCACGGCCGCCGCCCGCGCCAGCTGACGGGCGACGCGCTGGCCATCGTCGGCCTGGCCGGCTACGAGGACGCGCCGGCGCGGCAGCTGTCGGCCGGACAGAAGAAGCGCGTCACCCTGGCGCGGATGTGGCTGTCGCCGGCACCGCTGTGGCTGCTCGACGAGCCCTACGCCAACCTCGACCTGGAAGGCATCAACCTGGTCAACCGGATGATTTCGGCGCACCTGCGCGACGGCGGCGCCGCGCTGGTCACTACCCACGGCGCCTACGCCGCGCCGCCGGTGCGCACGCGCATGCTGGAACTGGGAGCGGCGGCATGATCCATGGCATCCGCCGCAGGACGGCAGCCGGCGTTCATGGCCGGGGGACCGCGCGCGGTGCGGCCATTGACCGGCATGCGCACCGCTGCCCGGCCGTGGCGCGCCCGCGTGGCCGCGGCGCGGCGGGAGCACGCCGATGAGCGCCACGCCTTCCCTGCTCCAGGCCGCCCGCGCCCTGCTCCTGCGCGATCTGCGCCTGGTCTGGCGCCGGCGCGGCGACGCGCTGCAGCCCGCGCTGTTCGCGCTCCTGGTGGTGGTGATGTTCGCCTTGGCGCTGGGCGGCGGGCGCCAGGTGCTGCGCGATTTCGTCGCCCCCTACGCGGTCTGGGTGGCGGTGCTGCTGGCCGGCCTGCTGTCGCTGGACAGCCTGTTTCGTGGCGACGCCGAGGATGGCTCGCTGGAGCAATGGATCCTGGCGCCGGTACCGTTGGCCTGGCTGGTGGCGGTGCGCACGTTCGGCCACTGGCTGACCACCGCGGTGCCGCTGCTGCTGGTGGTGCCGGTGCTGGGCGAGTTCCTGTACCTGCCGCGGGCGCAGCTGCCACTGCTGATGCTGACCCTGCTGCTGGGCACGCCGGTGCTGAGCCTGCTCGGCGCGGTGGTGGCGGCGCTGACCGTGGGCCTGAAGCGCTCCGGCATCCTGGTGGCGCTGCTGGCGCTGCCGCTGTACGTGCCGGTGCTGGTGTTCGGCGCCGGCAGCGTGGCAGCCGCCGCGCAGGGGTTGGACCCGACCGGGGCGCTGCTGCTGATGGCGGCGATGCTGGTGGCGTCGGCGGCGCTGGCGCCGCTGGCGGCGGCCGCGGCGATCCGGATCGCGCAGGGTTGAGACCGGCATCGGCGCGCCGCTTTCTGTTTCCGCCACGCCTGCCTTTGCGGCTTCTTGTAGGAGCCGGGTTCAGCCGGCGACACGACGCCCTGGCACAGGCGACTCCCTCGTATTCCCGACGCCCGTGTCGCCGGCTGAACCCGGCTCCTACCAACAGCGATGCCGTCCAGCGCTGCAAGCCTGGCTTGCGTCAGATCAATGCGTCCGCCGCCCCCGCATGGACAATGCACACGATCCACCAGTGGCTGAATCCGCAGCGCCACGCGGGCGATATCCCGCGCCTCCTGAACAAGCCGGGGTCCGGTTCGCTTGGCGCGGGGGGCCGAGTCTGAAAAAATGCACCATTCCTGCCCGTCCAGCCTGACCGGCCCGCCGTCCACACGGCCAGCCGGCGCCATCCAGCGAGCAATGCGACCTGCCCCATGAACCCGGTGATCCGCTGGTTCCACCTCCTCGGCTCGCCGCCGTACTTCGACCGCTTCGCCGCGCGCTGGGCGCCGTGGTGCTGGCTGGCAGCGGTCCTGGTGATGGGCGTGGGCCTGTGGCAGGCGCTGTTCGTGGTCCCGGCCGACTACCAGCAGGGCGACAGCGCGCGGATCCTCTACATCCACGTGCCGGCGGCCTGGATGAGCCTGTTCGTGTTCGCGCTGATGGCGCTGTACGCGGCCATCGCCCTGGTCTGGCGGATCAAGCTGTGCGAGATCCTGGCCATGGCCTGCGCGCCGATCGGCGCGGCCTTCACCGTCATCACCCTGGCCACCGGCTCGATCTGGGGCAAGCCGATGTGGGGCACCTGGTGGGACTGGGATCCGCGCCTGACCACCGAGCTGATCCTGCTGTTCCTGTACCTGGGCGTGATCGGCCTGTACCACGCCGGCGACGACCGCCGCGCCTCGGCGCGCGCCGCCGGGCTGCTGGCGATCGTCGGCGTGGCCCTGCTGCCGATCATCCGCTACTCGGTGGAATGGTGGGACTCGCTGCACCAGGGCCAGACCATCCGCGTGTTCGGCCAGTCCAGCCTGGACCCGAGCATGATGGCGCCGCTGTGGTGGATGGTGATCGGCACCAAGTTCTGGTTCGCCGGCTCGCTGCTGGCGCGCGCGCGCGCCGACAACCTGCGCCGCGAGTCCGGCAAGGACTGGGTGCGCAAGCTGGCCGAGGACGCCGCATGAGCTACCTGCCCTACGTGATCGGCGCCTACGCGGTGTTCGTGCTGGTCTTCCTGTGGGATTTCCTCGCCCCGCGCCTGCAGGTGCGGCGCGAACTGCGTGCCGCGCGCCTGCGCGCGCGCCGCGAACGCAAGCCGGCCGACCCGGCCGTGGAACTGAGCCGATGAACCCGACCCGTCGCCGCCGCCTGCTGTTCGTGGCCCTGCTGGTGCTGGCCTCCGCGGCGGCCACCGCGCTGGTGGCCATGGCCCTGCAGCGCAACGTCGCCTACCTGTACACCCCGGCCGAGGTGCTGCGCGGCGACGCCGGCGCCCAAGTTGTTTCAGGGCAGGCCCGCTTCCGCCTCGGCGGCATGGTCGAGAAGGACTCGTTCGCGCGCGCGCCCGGTTCGATGGACGCGCACTTCCGGGTCACCGACGGCGATGCCCAGCTGCCGGTGGTCTATACCGGGATCCTCCCGGACCTGTTCCGCGAGGGCCAGGCGGTGGTCGCCACCGGGCGCATGGAGAACGGCGTGTTCGTCGCCGAGAACGTGCTGGCCAAGCACGACGAGAACTACATGCCCAAGGAAGTGGCCGACAAGATGGGCATCGCGCACCAGAAGCACGAGGTGCAGGTGCCGGCGACGACGGAGGCCGCGCCTTGACGGCGCCGCCGCGGGCCGGCAGCGACGGCCACGGGCGCGCGCATGCCTGGCTTGCCAACGGAGGCGGCGATGCTGCCTGAATTGGGCCAGGTCCTGCTGGCCCTGGCGCTGCTGGTGGCCATGCTGCAGACCGTTCTGCCGCTGGCCGGCGCACAGCGCGGCAACGCCGCATGGATGGCGGTTGCCCGACCGACCGCCTATGCCCAGCTGCTGCTGCTGGCCGGCGCGTTCGCGATCCTGACCTGGGCCTTCGTGGTCCAGGATTTCTCGGTCAAGTACGTGGCCGAGAACTCCAACACGCTGCTGCCGATGATGTACCGGTACTCGGCGGTGTGGGGCGCGCACGAGGGGTCGCTGCTGCTGTGGGCGCTGGTGCTGGCCCTGTGGACCGGCGCGGTGGCCCGGTTCTCGCGCGCGCTGCCGGCGCCGGTGGTGGCGCGCGTGCTCGGGGTGATGGGCGTGGTTGCGGTCGGCTTCATCGCCTTCCTGATCTTCACCTCCAATCCGTTCACCCGCCTGCTGCCGGCGCCGCTCGAGGGCCGCGACCTCAACCCGCTGCTGCAGGACCCGGGCCTGATCATCCATCCGCCGATGCTGTACTTCGGCTACGTCGGCTTCGCCGTACCGTTCGCCTTCGCCATCGCCGCGCTGCTGGACGGGCGCATGGACGCGCGCTGGCTGCGCTGGACCCGGCCCTGGACGAACGTGGCCTGGGCGTTCCTGACCCTGGGCATCGCTCTGGGCAGCTGGTGGGCCTACTACGAGCTGGGCTGGGGCGGCTGGTGGTTCTGGGACCCGGTGGAGAACGCCAGCTTCATGCCGTGGCTGGCCGGCGCGGCGCTGATCCACTCGCAGGCGGTCACCGAGAAGCGCGGCAGCTTCGGCGGCTGGACCCTGCTGCTGGCCATCGCCGCGTTCTCGCTGTCGCTGCTGGGCACCTTCCTGGTCCGCTCGGGCGTGCTGACCAGCGTGCACGCCTTCGCCGCCGATCCCTCGCGCGGCCTGTTCATCCTGGTGTTCCTGTCGGCCGTGGTCGGCGCCTCGCTGCTGCTGTTCGCGCTGCGCGCCGGGCGGCTGGCGCCGGGCGCCGGCTTTCAGCCGGCCTCGCGCGAGACCCTGCTGCTGCTCAACAACCTGCTGCTGGCCAGCGCCTGCGCGATGGTCCTGCTCGGCACCCTGTACCCGCTGCTGGCCGACGCGCTGGACATGGGCAAGATCTCGGTCGGCCCGCCCTACTTCGGCCTGCTGTTCTTCGTGCTGATGGCGCCGCTGGTGGCACTGGTGCCATTCGGCCCGCTGACCCGCTGGCAGCGCGACCAGCCCTCGCGGGTACTGGCGCTGCTGCTGCCGTGGCTGGGCGTCGCCCTGGGCCTTGGCGTGGCCGCGTACTTCACCGCGCCGCAGGGTGCGTGGAAGACCGCGCTGGGCGTGGCCGGCGCGGCCTGGGTCGGCTTCGGCACGCTGCGCTTCGTCTGGGAGCGGCTGCGCAACGGCGGGCGCCTGACCGCCGAAATGTGGGGCATGACCCTGGCCCACCTGGGCATCGGCGTGTTCCTGGCCGGCGCGCTGCTGGTGGAGGCGCAGAACGTGCAGCGCGAGGTCGCGCTCAAGCCGGGGCAGTCGCTGCAGGTCGGCCGCTACGTCTTCGAGTTCCAGGGCGTGGACCAGATCCAGGGCCCGAACTACCTGGCCGACCGTGGCCACGTGCAGGTGCTGCGCAACGGCCGCGAGCTGGCGCTGCTGCACCCGGAGAAGCGCGCCTACGCCAGCGGCGGCCAGGTGATGACCGAGGCCGGCATCCGCCCGGGCCTGACCGGCGACGTCTACGTGGCCCTTGGCGAGGCGCTGGGCGACGATGCCTGGGCGGTGCGCGTGCACCTCAAGCCGTTCGTGCGCTGGATCTGGGCCGGAGCGCTGCTGATGGCGCTGGGCGGCCTGGTGGCCGCGGCCGACCGCCGTTTCCGCCGACTCCCGCAGGAGACATCTCCATGAGTAGCTGCGCATGAACGTACCGCACGACGGCGGAGCGCCCGGCGATCCGATTCAGAGCCGGCAGGGCCTGCCCGTGGTCGCCGTGGTCATCGGCGCCCTGTTCTTCATCGGCCTGCTCGGACTGATGCTGTACGGGGTGATGCGCTCGGGCGACGCCGACCGCGACGTGCTGCCCTCGGCGCTGATCGGCAAGCCGGCGCCGGAATTCGTGCTGCCGATCCTGCACGATCCGTCGGTCCAGGTCGCCGCTGCCGACCTGCGCGGCGCGCCCTACGTGCTCAACGTCTGGGGCAGCTGGTGCGCGGCCTGCCGCGACGAGCACCCGGTGTTGACGAAATTCGCCGAGACCCGCCGCGTGCGCGTGGTCGGCTACAACTGGAAGGACGAACCGGAGGACGCGCTGCGCTGGCTCGAGCAGTTCGGCAACCCGTTCTTCGTGGTGCTGGCCGACCGCGACGGCCGCTACGCGCTGGACTGGGGCGTGGCCGGCGCGCCGGAGACCTTCCTGGTCGACGGCGGCGGCATCGTCCGCTGGAAGCACACCGGTCCGCTGACCGAGGACGTGGTCCGCACCCAGCTGCTGCCGGCGCTGGAACAGGTGGAGCGGGCGCGATGAGCGGCCTGCGCGCGGCGGCCTGCGCCCTGCTGCTGGCCCTGCTGCCGGGCATCGGTGGCGTGCGCGCGCAGCCGGCTGGCGACGCCGCACCACTGGTGTTCGAGAGCGCCGCCGAGGAGAAGCGCTTCCACGCCCTCACCGCCGAGCTGCGCTGCGTGATGTGCCAGAACCAGTCGCTGGCCGACTCCAATGCGCAGATCGCCCAGGACATGCGCCGCGAGGTGCTGGCGCTGGTGCGCCAGGGCAAGACCGACGCCGAGGTCAAGCGGTTCCTGGTCGAGCGCTACGGCGAGTTCGTGCTGTACCGGCCCGAGGTCGCCTCGCACACCTGGCTGCTGTGGTTCGGTCCCGGCCTGGTGCTGCTGGGCGGCGCCGCGCTGGTCTGGCTGGTCGTGCGCCGCCGCGCGTCGACCGTGCCCGCCGCGCGCGACGACGACACCGGGGAGCAGGAATGGTGAGCGCGACCGCCGTCTTCGCCGCGCTCGCCGCCGCCGTCACCCTGGCCGTGCTGGCCTGGGTGCTGTGGCCGTTGCGGGGCGGCCGCCGCTGGCCCTGGGCCGGCGCCGTGCTGGTGCTGGCGGTGGGCGTGCTGGCGCTGTACCGGCTGGTCGGCACGCCGGCGGCGCTGCAGGAAACCGCGGGCGCTGCGCCGCAAAGCTTGGAGCAGGCCGTGGCCCGGCTGCAGGCCGAACTGGAACGCAACCCGGCCCAACCCGAAGGCTGGGCATTGCTGGCCCGCTCGCAGGCCGCGCTGGGCGATCCGGCGGCCGCGCGCGACGCCTACGCCCGCGCCGTGCAGCTGGCCCCGGACGAACCGGCGCTGCTGGTGGACGCGGCCGAAGCGCGTGCGCTGGCCGATCCACAGCGCCGCTTCGACGCGCAGGCCATCGCCTGGCTGCAGCGCGCGCAGGAACTGGACCCGGCCGCCTCGCGCGCGACCTGGTTCCTCGGCGTGGCGCAGCGCCAGGCCGGCGAGCACGCCGAAGCGGCCCGGACCTGGGAATCCCTGCTCGGCTCGGTCGATGCGGCCACCGCGCGCAGCCTGCGCGTGCAGATCGACGCGGCCCGCGCCGACGCCGGCCTGCCGCCCTTGCCGGCCGGCGAAGCGGCCCCCGCCGCACCCGCCTCGGCCAACGCGCTGACGGTGAAGGTGTCGCTGGACCCGGACTTCGCCGAGCGCGTGCGCCTGCGCGGCGACGCCACCGTGTTCGTGATCGCACGCCTTCCCGACGGCCCGCCGATGCCGGTGGCGGTGGAGCGCCACGCGCTGCGGGACCTGCCGCTGCAGGTGGTGCTGGACGATGCCGACAGCCCGATGCCGACGCAGAAGCTGTCGGCGCTGCAGGAGGTCGAGGTGCTGGCGCGCGTGTCGGCCGATGGCAGCGCCAACCGCGGCGAGGGCGACCTGGAGTCGCCGGCGGTGCGCGTCGCCCTGCCCGCTGCGGGGCCGGTGGAACTGGTGATCGGCGCGGGCACCGACCCGGCGCGCTAGGGACAACGGAAAGCCCCGCACCGATCCAGACCACCACCGTCATCCCCACGTAGGCGGGGATCCAGCGACTTTGCTCTCACTCTCGTCGGGAAACGCGACCGAATACCACGCACAAGTCACTGGTCCCCGCCTGCGCGGGGACGACGGGACGAGACGATTGTCGAGACCTCGACCGTCGCCGCGGGAAGCAGCTTCCCGCATCGCGCCTGCGACAGGCCCGCCGATGCCGTTAAACTCCGGCCCCTATGTCCCCCGCCCATCCCCACGAATTCATCCCGCCCGGCAGCCGCTTCCACGCACTGCCCTCGCCGTTCCCGATGAAGCGCGGCGGCGCGCTGCACGGCGCACGCGTGGCCTACGAGACCTGGGGCACGCTGAACGCCGCGCGCGACAACGCGGTGCTGATCGTCACCGGCCTGTCGCCCGATGCGCACGCCGCGTCGAACGCCGACGATCCGGCACCCGGCTGGTGGGAGCCGATGCTCGGCCCCGGCCGGCCGATCGACAGCGACCGCTGGTTCGTGGTCTGCGTCAATTCGTTGGGCAGCTGCAAGGGCTCGACCGGTCCGGCGTCCATCGACCCGGCCACCGGCGAGTCGTACCGGCTGTCGTTCCCGGAACTGTCGATCGAGGACATCGCCGACGCCGCGGCCGCGGTCGTGCGCGGGCTGGGCATCGAGCGGCTGGCCTGCGCGGTCGGCAACTCGATGGGCGGCATGACCGCGCTGGCGCTGCTGCAGCGCCACCCAGGCATCGCCCGCGCGCACGTCAACATCTCCGGCAGCGCCCGCGCGCTGCCGTTCTCCATCGCGGTGCGCTCGCTGCAGCGCGAGGCGATCCGGCTGGACCCGAACTGGAACGACGGCGACTACGACGACGCCACCTACCCCGAGTCGGGCATGCGCATCGCGCGCAAGCTGGGCGTGATCACCTACCGCTCGGCACTGGAATGGGACGGCCGCTTCGGCCGCGTGCGCCTGGACGAGTCGGCGGCCGACGACGAGGACCCGTTCGGCCTGGAGTTCCAGGTCGAGAGCTACCTGGAAGGCCACGCCCGCCGCTTCGTGCGCCGCTACGACCCGAACTGCTACCTCTACCTGAGCCGCTCGATGGACTGGTTCGACCTGGCCGAGCACGCCGG is a genomic window containing:
- a CDS encoding amidohydrolase, with the protein product MQDLRISLVQGDTRWHDPAANRDYYAALVAPLAGTTDLVVLPETFTSGFSNDAIDQAEGMDGPTVAWIREQARRLDAAVTGSVQLRTPDAAGASKVFNRLLWATPDGALAHYDKRHLFRYAGEHKRYAAGRERLGVEWKGWRINPQVCYDLRFPVFCRNRYDVERPGQLDFDLQIFVANWPAPRAHAWKTLLRARAIENLCYVAAVNRVGTDGNGLAYDGDSAVIDFLGQPQVETHGSEQVLTTTLSAAALAAHRERFPAMLDADAFELR
- a CDS encoding pyridoxal phosphate-dependent aminotransferase, with the translated sequence MPLPTPQTKLPKVGTTIFTVMSQLAAEHGAVNLGQGFPDFAVPQRLVDELDVAMRAGHNQYAPMTGVPVLRQAIAGKALRCYGATVDPDAEVTVTSGATEAIFNAIHCVVRPGEEVIVLDPAYDCYEPAIDLAGARAVHVPLDPWTFAVDWDRVRAVITPRTRLLMINSPHNPSGAMLSADDMRALADLLRGTGIYLVSDEVYEHIVFDGRRHESVLRWPELRERAFVVSSFGKTYHCTGWKVGYAIAPPALTQEFRKVHQYNVFCTFAPAQHAFAAMIRDEPEHDEQLGAFYQAKRDRFREQLSGTRLKPLPVPGGYFQLVDYSAVSDLPDHEFAKWLTVEKGVAAIPLSPFYENPPPGQRLARLCFAKNEATLDAAIERLRAL
- a CDS encoding DUF3293 domain-containing protein, whose translation is MAQNSIPSGAPSTQALLEAYLAAVYRVELDDGTTLPLHVGQPAPAALERAMPATAWTLVTAWNPQSVPRSGAANDAADAMLRAELDALGLAKLRAGGGSDDGDWEERGWLVAGLDAAAADALARRYGQAGILHWAQGQPVRLRMYRPRPGGDATPHVDWPLL
- the ccmA gene encoding heme ABC exporter ATP-binding protein CcmA, translated to MTDAAHSPLLAARGLAFARNEEPVFGPLDFAVDAGEALLVQGSNGSGKTTLLRVLAGLLRADSGRVEIDGRPAAPALRAHAIAYLGHLPALKGELSVLENLEFLCGLHGRRPRQLTGDALAIVGLAGYEDAPARQLSAGQKKRVTLARMWLSPAPLWLLDEPYANLDLEGINLVNRMISAHLRDGGAALVTTHGAYAAPPVRTRMLELGAAA
- the ccmB gene encoding heme exporter protein CcmB; translated protein: MSATPSLLQAARALLLRDLRLVWRRRGDALQPALFALLVVVMFALALGGGRQVLRDFVAPYAVWVAVLLAGLLSLDSLFRGDAEDGSLEQWILAPVPLAWLVAVRTFGHWLTTAVPLLLVVPVLGEFLYLPRAQLPLLMLTLLLGTPVLSLLGAVVAALTVGLKRSGILVALLALPLYVPVLVFGAGSVAAAAQGLDPTGALLLMAAMLVASAALAPLAAAAAIRIAQG
- a CDS encoding heme ABC transporter permease codes for the protein MNPVIRWFHLLGSPPYFDRFAARWAPWCWLAAVLVMGVGLWQALFVVPADYQQGDSARILYIHVPAAWMSLFVFALMALYAAIALVWRIKLCEILAMACAPIGAAFTVITLATGSIWGKPMWGTWWDWDPRLTTELILLFLYLGVIGLYHAGDDRRASARAAGLLAIVGVALLPIIRYSVEWWDSLHQGQTIRVFGQSSLDPSMMAPLWWMVIGTKFWFAGSLLARARADNLRRESGKDWVRKLAEDAA
- the ccmD gene encoding heme exporter protein CcmD, with amino-acid sequence MSYLPYVIGAYAVFVLVFLWDFLAPRLQVRRELRAARLRARRERKPADPAVELSR
- the ccmE gene encoding cytochrome c maturation protein CcmE, with translation MNPTRRRRLLFVALLVLASAAATALVAMALQRNVAYLYTPAEVLRGDAGAQVVSGQARFRLGGMVEKDSFARAPGSMDAHFRVTDGDAQLPVVYTGILPDLFREGQAVVATGRMENGVFVAENVLAKHDENYMPKEVADKMGIAHQKHEVQVPATTEAAP
- a CDS encoding heme lyase CcmF/NrfE family subunit; the encoded protein is MLPELGQVLLALALLVAMLQTVLPLAGAQRGNAAWMAVARPTAYAQLLLLAGAFAILTWAFVVQDFSVKYVAENSNTLLPMMYRYSAVWGAHEGSLLLWALVLALWTGAVARFSRALPAPVVARVLGVMGVVAVGFIAFLIFTSNPFTRLLPAPLEGRDLNPLLQDPGLIIHPPMLYFGYVGFAVPFAFAIAALLDGRMDARWLRWTRPWTNVAWAFLTLGIALGSWWAYYELGWGGWWFWDPVENASFMPWLAGAALIHSQAVTEKRGSFGGWTLLLAIAAFSLSLLGTFLVRSGVLTSVHAFAADPSRGLFILVFLSAVVGASLLLFALRAGRLAPGAGFQPASRETLLLLNNLLLASACAMVLLGTLYPLLADALDMGKISVGPPYFGLLFFVLMAPLVALVPFGPLTRWQRDQPSRVLALLLPWLGVALGLGVAAYFTAPQGAWKTALGVAGAAWVGFGTLRFVWERLRNGGRLTAEMWGMTLAHLGIGVFLAGALLVEAQNVQREVALKPGQSLQVGRYVFEFQGVDQIQGPNYLADRGHVQVLRNGRELALLHPEKRAYASGGQVMTEAGIRPGLTGDVYVALGEALGDDAWAVRVHLKPFVRWIWAGALLMALGGLVAAADRRFRRLPQETSP
- a CDS encoding DsbE family thiol:disulfide interchange protein, whose product is MNVPHDGGAPGDPIQSRQGLPVVAVVIGALFFIGLLGLMLYGVMRSGDADRDVLPSALIGKPAPEFVLPILHDPSVQVAAADLRGAPYVLNVWGSWCAACRDEHPVLTKFAETRRVRVVGYNWKDEPEDALRWLEQFGNPFFVVLADRDGRYALDWGVAGAPETFLVDGGGIVRWKHTGPLTEDVVRTQLLPALEQVERAR
- a CDS encoding cytochrome c-type biogenesis protein; its protein translation is MSGLRAAACALLLALLPGIGGVRAQPAGDAAPLVFESAAEEKRFHALTAELRCVMCQNQSLADSNAQIAQDMRREVLALVRQGKTDAEVKRFLVERYGEFVLYRPEVASHTWLLWFGPGLVLLGGAALVWLVVRRRASTVPAARDDDTGEQEW
- a CDS encoding tetratricopeptide repeat protein, whose translation is MVSATAVFAALAAAVTLAVLAWVLWPLRGGRRWPWAGAVLVLAVGVLALYRLVGTPAALQETAGAAPQSLEQAVARLQAELERNPAQPEGWALLARSQAALGDPAAARDAYARAVQLAPDEPALLVDAAEARALADPQRRFDAQAIAWLQRAQELDPAASRATWFLGVAQRQAGEHAEAARTWESLLGSVDAATARSLRVQIDAARADAGLPPLPAGEAAPAAPASANALTVKVSLDPDFAERVRLRGDATVFVIARLPDGPPMPVAVERHALRDLPLQVVLDDADSPMPTQKLSALQEVEVLARVSADGSANRGEGDLESPAVRVALPAAGPVELVIGAGTDPAR
- the metX gene encoding homoserine O-acetyltransferase MetX, translated to MSPAHPHEFIPPGSRFHALPSPFPMKRGGALHGARVAYETWGTLNAARDNAVLIVTGLSPDAHAASNADDPAPGWWEPMLGPGRPIDSDRWFVVCVNSLGSCKGSTGPASIDPATGESYRLSFPELSIEDIADAAAAVVRGLGIERLACAVGNSMGGMTALALLQRHPGIARAHVNISGSARALPFSIAVRSLQREAIRLDPNWNDGDYDDATYPESGMRIARKLGVITYRSALEWDGRFGRVRLDESAADDEDPFGLEFQVESYLEGHARRFVRRYDPNCYLYLSRSMDWFDLAEHAGGDVLAGLASIRVERALAIGASTDILFPVQQQQEVAEGLARGGAQAEFVGMDSPQGHDAFLVDFERFGPAVRDFLDRLG